CCCAGTGTTTGGATACATAAGTGACGTCCACTTTAAGTTGTTTATCTACCAATTAACTTTGAGTCAATTTGTTTTAGGCAAACACATCTCTCTACAAATGGTATGCCATCTCCTAAATTAGGAATCAGCACTGGCTGTAATAAGGTAAGGAGAAAATTGATCAATGAATCATAAAAGTATTAACCTCTATTTAAGTACCATTCACTCTCAAACACTGTGAACTGATAATTATGtttgctttattaaaaacaagagagaggtCAGGAAGCCTGATAGTGTTACCAAAGTCATAGTAAAAACAGATGGACTTTTGTTCTTCTTGATGAAATTAGAGTTGAATgataaattaaaacagaatgaGTTTATTATAGTATACATTGTTCAAAAATGCTATACCAGTTACCTCTAAAAATGACCTTAAAGTCATACGCTTTGAATTTTTGGTGGATTTGATGTCGTCTAAATACCTTTGCTATAGTAGTATTCTGTGTTTCTAAAATATTCACACAGGTGGCCAGATATGGTAGTTACATCAGGTTAGATAAAGGTGGAAGCTGTGCTATAGTGTCTGCATCTCATTGAGTGACATTTAATTCCTCAGTGTTGGCTAAAACAGCTCCCAGAGTATATTCTGTCCATCCTAAACTCTGTCTCTGTATATAAAGTCTCAAGATTCCACAAAAGATGCAAATTTGTGAATCTTTGATCCATTCATTGATGTAATATCTAGTTGCTGAGTGTTGAAACAAATCTCTCTTGGAGCTACATTTTGCATCATCttcttttgttgaattttattcCCTAGATCATGTTTAAAATACTGAAGTTCCTAGCAAAAGTCATGAAATATAAACAGTGTAAATATACTTGGgagatttctttttatctttcatttttcacttgCAATCACAAATTTagattaatttaaaacaatttttgtttaGCTAGTGAAATgtaaataggagaaataaaaacttcattctttattttttttacaaattgaatcCTTTGACAGATTATTTGCTGCactgttttcaaaattctttgcttttaatgtgcctgaaaatattttagtttaaaatgtgCAGTtgatcgggcgcctgggtggctcagtgggttaagccgctgccttcggctcaggtcatgatctcagggtcctgggatcgagtcccacatcgggctctctgctcagcaagaagcctgcttccctctctctctctctctgcctgcctctccgtctacttgtgatctctctctgtcaaataaataaataaaaaatcttaaaaaaaaaaaatgtgcagttgATAGTGATTATCCAGAAGGCAAGAAAgataatcctttatatttttatttatttattttttcaaagagggagagacacacagagggaggggtgggggtagaggcagagggagagggagagaatcttaagcagctccacacccagcacagagcctaatacAGGACtcaatttcacgaccctgagatcatcctgagccaacatcaagagttggacatttaaccaactgaggcaccctggCATTCCACaaactgatatatttttaataaattttcattcCTGATGATACACGcccaaataaaacagaatttgtcCAAATCATcctgaaagaaaaagagtttcACCTAGGCAGAAACATGTACATCTTAAAATGTGCAAAATTTGTTAACTATGTGAATTATCGTCCTTTTGTTATCTAATTAAcacaactaataataataaaattattgctTTAACATCAACCTAACATTTGATTATTCCATCATCATGGACGGTAATGTTGAAAATTACATCAGTTTTCCTGGTATAGAACTATTTACAACAGATTTCTAAAAtaagagaagcaaaaaagaaGCATAAATCTAGGCATcaggaataaatatttattcaatgatATCAATTTGCTTTTTGGTAAAGTTTATAGTATTGTTGCCATGGTGCTAATTTTTTATGCagattcctatttttcttttcagatatttaacCCATCTGTTTATAATCTATGCCAGTTTGAAACACATGGAGAGCCAGAGGAATGTCTCAGAATTCATTCTCTTGGGACTTTCGTATGACCTGAACATGCAAATATTTTGCTTTGTGCTCTTCTTATTCTGTTATGTTGACCTTTTGGCAGGAAACCTTCTGATCCTTGTCTCCATTCGATGCAGTCCTCTTTTGCACCAACCCATGTACTACTTCCTCAGCCCCTTATCCTCTATGGACATCTGCTATACCTCTAGCATTACACCTAAATTCATTGCTGACCTGCTAGTGGAAAGAAAAACCATCTCCTATGGTAGTTGCATGATACAGGTCTTTACAATGCACTTCTTTGGAATGATTGAAGTTTTAATCCTTACAGTCATGGCCTTTGATCGCTACGCTGCCATCTGCAAACCTCTCCACTACCTGCTTATCATGAACAGGACAAGGTTCCATCTCCTGGTCTTGGCTGAGTGGGCTGGTGGGGCTGTCCACTCCTTTCCTCAATTTCTTATGATAATCAGGTTGCCCTTCTGTGGTCCTAATGAGATTGATCACTACTTTTgtgatatttttcctttgctaAATGTGGCCTGTATGGATACCTACATCACAGATGTCCTTATGGTTGTCAATTCAGGACTGGTTACCTTAGTGAcatttgtagttttgttttcttcttattatatTATTCAGTTTAAGACATCACTCAGCTGAAGGAAGACGCAAAGCCCTCTCTACCTGTGGGTCTCATATCACTGTGATAGCTTTATATTTTGGGCCTTCAATCTTTGCCTACCTTCGACCTCCAACCACTTTctctgaagataaaatatttgctttgttttacacCATCATTGCTCCTATGTTCAATCTCTTAATGTATACGCTGAGAAATACAGAGATGAAACAGGCCATGAGAAAAACTTGGTGTCAAATATCAGAGCTCAACatctttttaacaaaacaaaggacCAGCTATATATGCTTAGGAGAGGGAGGGAACCTTCTCAAAGTGTACTTGTTCAACTGGAATCATGTTTATGACAGAACTTGGGACATAGAATTCAATAATaggtataagaaaatattaatttaatcatacaaaaaataagtttaagacATAGTTAATTTTGTGGGCTTTGAGATGGTAAGAACAAGTTTACAGTCACAAAATCATTTATGTGCACAGTTAAGACAATGTTATATAAGCTGTGAGTTGTGAtgtaacaaagaaaattttaataataattgtatTAGAAAAATTAGGTTTGGTGGCTAGACCACATGATTAGACATTCTGTATAACTAAGGAGTAGTTAAAATCCACTATTTTAAGACCAAGTTTTGATAACATCTTCACCTAAATGAACTCAAGTTGtatttagaaattaattacatGTCAATAAGTTTGCATAATAAAAACtgatttaaagttattttctggCTTTAACTCTCTTGACTTCacattggaaataaaaataaactagtaAAGATGAAGTGAAATCAGTTACtcaggatattaaaaatatactcaaTGCTCTTCTACATatttgactattaaaaaaatccataaaggAATTGAATCATAAAATGCCAGAAATTGGTTGGAAAGTCAGTGTTCATCAGATCCAGAGTCTTTCTTATGTATtcaagaaaaacataaacaaaagacaaataagagCTCAAATTTCAGTCAAAAAACCCTGTGCACAAatcatggaaatgaatgaaaatggcaaatcatcagggtgcctgggtggctcagtgggttaagcctctgccttcgactcaggtcatgatctcagggtcctggaattgagccctgcatcaggctcttggctcggctgggatcctgcttccaccctctctctctgcctacttgtgatctctgtctgccaaataaataaattaaaaaaaaaaaaaaaggaaatggaaaatcatCTTAGTAAATAACATGAAGAGGAGATGCATGAAAAAGATTTTCTAGAAGAACCTAAAAAATTTAATCCAATCTCAGCTTTGTGTTTTGGTTCCCATTTGTCTGGACATTTCTCTCTGCCCAAACACTTGTGTTTTCTCAGCGGAATGATTGGATTGCTTCCAGAGTTTGATTGACTTTGGTGTTCCTGCCCCAGTGCCAAGGCAAAATCCAAGAAAAAACATAGAGGCAGTAGTGTCTGTCTCTGGATGCCAGGATCCTCTTTGGATGTTTTAACTCTTAGAtcttttcacatatataattaatactttgtttttctttttttagccatGAAAACCTCTAAAATACCAGGGGAAGCATTCTACCCATTCCACAGAATTTCCTCTGATGGGTTATTTATCATAGTTCTCTTTGCTATGgtttaatgtaattatatttccaaaaagtatttggattatttttaagtataaagatctaatgtgtatatgtgtactgGAAGttattgataatttaaaatacatcatCAGGACCTTTTTTAAGGGAATATCTCAACCTATTATTAAACATTCATACTACCCAGGCACACTATATTAGACCCAAGATTATGAAATTATCAGGCTGGCAGAAGCTTATACATCTTGGATGGATCTAAAGGGAAAGATCAGAGTCCAAAACTAGCTTGGGTGACATAGTTGTACATGACTTCCTGCCCCAGCACCATCTCCAGGTCCCTCACCTTTTCTTCAACCCTTCATCTGTGTCTAAGCATCCTTCAAGAAGGCTGGTTGTGACACTTCTAGGCTCTTTTAATATTCTGCTCAACACCAGAGAGATGCCCAGGATTATGTTACTACATGTCCTCGATACTTCaaaacaaccttttttttcttgttataaatGGGTTGCCTCATTTTGTTAATCACTGCACCTATCACCTCCCATATCTTTATCTTatcacatatttatctttctaaaaaaattaagttcttctCTCTTAGAAAATTTCATGTATATAACAATTTTGTCAATTACAGTCATGACATTACACATTAGATTCTCAGATCTATACTCATATCTATTTATCAACTTCTATCAACAACCTCTCCTGGTTCCTCCAACTCCTCCTGGAAActacttttctactttctgatcaaatgagatgatttttttttaagatagcaCATATAACTGATACAATgcactatttctctttctttggcttattttgtttagcataatgtcctcaagttctaCCCCTGCTGCCATAAGtgacagtatttctttctttctcatggttaaatatatatatagatataagatatagatatatataagatatatacatatgtattttattcactcatctaCTTCGGTTGTTCCATATCATGGCTTTTGTGAATCACCTGCCCCCAAAAATCTTAGTTTCAAAGAGTTCATTCCTTCCCTTGTACCTAAAAAACCAAGTTTCACAAAGCATTTAGATTCTATTGAATACCTCTTAGACTAGTTGCTAGATCTGAACTTACACAAAATAGTCTTATTTTACTTCAtggtcagattttttttactgtaaaatgaaatataatctgAATTGAGTCCCTCATAAGGAAAATTGGACTGTCCGCTAAATCAGAGGAAGTTGGAGAGTCTTTCCTAGATATGGGTCCCAATATTTCAGTCCAGTTCAATATGACAGCTGCAGTGATTAGAGTATGTTCTCATTCTCACATTCATGTGGTCCCAATGGGATATGACATGCCATTGTATATGATGAAGATATTTAAGCTCCTAATTATGACAGACTAGCTGTGTGCCTTTGAACTTAGACCACAGGGTAATCTAATTCTTGGTAAatagtgttaaaaagaaaatcacagaccAAAATTGGAGTCATTAAGTTTAAGACCCCAAGTCATCAAAGCAATGCTTACTACCTAACCTATCTTTTCAGCCACTTCTGGGATATAACTATTATGGAATTTCCTGGCCAGCAGTACAAAATTTACTAATAGATCCCTTCTGTCCCCATCAGGAGGGCAACTTTGCCTAAAACAGTGCATTCtttgttaatgatttccttttctatgctacttctctgcctttaaaatcttttatttttctgcagttCTCTGTACCTCTTTTCCATTTCCTAGGtaggatgctgcctgattcaggAATCATTCAAAGGAGGCAGTTGGATCTTTTAAATTACTCAGTTGAAATTTGGGGTTTAACAGTAGTAAGTATCCTATAAGtgattatattttgttatttttggggGGATTTTAGAGAATTTAAGTACCTTATCTGGAGATGTTAAGCAGTAGGACGGGTAAGCTTTTCCAGGCTCTCTGAACTTCAAGTTTCCAAAAATTGCACTCCCTTCTTGTCTATGGGCAACAGTAATcaatctgtgttttgtttgtttgtttgtttgttttaattcaattagccaaattatactacatcattagtttcagatatagtgttgACTAATTtatcagttgcttataacacccagtgctcattacatcaagtgcccttcttaactcccatcacccagttacccaatgccccacccacctctcctccagcagccctcataactttaaaaagaagcacAGGTGTTTGGTTCCCTTTTCAGCTGGGGCCACCTATTGATAACGAAATGGAGATGATGTTCTCCATTTTGTTCTGAAGCCAAGTTTGGGCTTGAATGGCTCTTCTTTTTGAGCAGTAGAAATGTGCCCTGGTATCATGTTTTCcttcaaaggaagaaaggatcTTGGAAGCCATTGTTTGCCCTGTAGAGTGGCCTGGCTGCTTTCACTCACCATGTTCAAGGTCTGCCAGGGTCTATCCCCCTTCAAGTGTGCAACATCTTTTGATTGGATTGCCAAGCACTGTTACCATTTTATACCCccaaattttaaacttaattaaatattttgctttcacTGATATCATTTAGTTCTTGGCTTTCCTCAGTTGTAAATTCTATGATAAATTCATGAaataacaaatgtataatgatctCTCTGTACCACAATTATATCTTAAACATAAAGATGGACAATATACCATGTTTTACTTAAACATATGCCTTCTAAAGCTTTGTTACAGTATGAAGTCTTTCTCAAGAGCTCCTTCTTCGTTTGTAATTAGTTCTTTATCAAACTACGTCTTATTTTTCATGCAAATATGCTTTTCACAGGCTCTCCATTCAATTTTTCCAAACAATCAAACCAAAATTGAATTCAGCTCTGAATCTAAATTGGGAGGTTTCACACAGAATTCTTAGAACTACTGAAAGTAGCCTTTGGCATCTGAGACTCTGAAGAGTACCTGATCTATCCAGTTTGCTAAGATTCCTGCCCCCCTGGGCTTCATACAAGGGGGGGTCTATCTTATAAGAAGTCTGGCCTTAGAGTTTTTGGATCTGAACCTGAAATGGCTCTGTGACTTCACTTTAAGTCCAAAGACTCTCCTctacttttgttaaatttgtcagctgctttttgaaatttattacaaataaaatctgaCATATTTAAGACTGAGCCATATGGTCATGTGACCTATTCTTTCTCCAAGACCAGGTGTGATCCCATATCTAATGAAGCTAGATCTACATTTAACTGATGACGCTCGGGCTAGTCATGCAATTTCAtggaattttaaacaaatatctgAATGTAGAATTAATAGAACATAGCTTACTATAGCTTGAGTAGATGCTGTCAAACTGTATTTCAATGTTTGTGCAATTTTACACTTCTACTACCAATACATAAGTTCCAGTCCTCATATTGGtaatttgtgctttttctctttattgatcTTGATaagtttttcttagttttattaatcttttcagagaaccaacCTTTGCTTTTGAGGGGGAGAAGAATGTGACCCCAGAATATGCCCCTTTAGCATGGAGACAATAAGTTCTAACAGACCCAGGAAGAGTTGTTTTATCTCTCCTTTGAGTTCCTAAAAGAATTTAGGTAGAGTACCTCTATCAGGAAGAGAGCTAACAACAGATAAATTTTTATATCAGAAAGACTTACCAAAGAGGACAAACAtctgtttaccaaacatttgcttttctatcttcttgtgaattttcttcttcctctttataGCTCTGGATTTCTACTGCCTTCTTCTCAGGCCAGGTTGGCATAAATCTTGATTGCCTGATGGTCAGGGAGTCTCATATCTTTGGAATTCCTATGTATAcaaaattaagtttctttttcctACTGTAAATCTCTTCtaaatcaatttaattattagatcaGCCAAGGAACCTataaaggggaagggaaggtttTCATCCCCcacacttttgtttgtttgtttgtttgttttaattatttaaggcTG
This DNA window, taken from Lutra lutra chromosome 10, mLutLut1.2, whole genome shotgun sequence, encodes the following:
- the LOC125079824 gene encoding LOW QUALITY PROTEIN: olfactory receptor 4P4-like (The sequence of the model RefSeq protein was modified relative to this genomic sequence to represent the inferred CDS: inserted 2 bases in 1 codon), whose translation is MESQRNVSEFILLGLSYDLNMQIFCFVLFLFCYVDLLAGNLLILVSIRCSPLLHQPMYYFLSPLSSMDICYTSSITPKFIADLLVERKTISYGSCMIQVFTMHFFGMIEVLILTVMAFDRYAAICKPLHYLLIMNRTRFHLLVLAEWAGGAVHSFPQFLMIIRLPFCGPNEIDHYFCDIFPLLNVACMDTYITDVLMVVNSGLVTLVTFVVLFSSYYIIQFKTSLXAEGRRKALSTCGSHITVIALYFGPSIFAYLRPPTTFSEDKIFALFYTIIAPMFNLLMYTLRNTEMKQAMRKTWCQISELNIFLTKQRTSYICLGEGGNLLKVYLFNWNHVYDRTWDIEFNNRYKKILI